One Uranotaenia lowii strain MFRU-FL unplaced genomic scaffold, ASM2978415v1 HiC_scaffold_681, whole genome shotgun sequence DNA segment encodes these proteins:
- the LOC129760615 gene encoding NADH dehydrogenase [ubiquinone] 1 alpha subcomplex subunit 7-like, which produces MSKIVRRDISPMLQELRNFLLGRKHNNALRWEDGIAARTQPPPNLPEGPHHKLSANHYCIRDARREVAPPINVSSQKLLADKSFTKLPTPGRSYAWDKH; this is translated from the exons ATGTCTAAAATAGTTCGCAGGGACATTTCTCCCATGTTGCAAGAGCTCCGTAATTTTCTATTGGGC CGAAAACATAACAACGCTTTACGTTGGGAGGATGGAATAGCCGCTAGGACACAACCGCCACCAAACTTACCAGAAGGACCGCACCACAA attATCGGCAAATCATTATTGTATTCGGGATGCTCGACGAGAAGTGGCTCCACCAATTAATGTGTCATCCCAGAAATTACTTGCGGACAAAAG CTTTACTAAATTGCCGACTCCCGGAAGATCCTACGCCTGGGATAAGCATTAA
- the LOC129760614 gene encoding GAS2-like protein pickled eggs, with amino-acid sequence YVSISQTSEKGYLASPSLSRRSMSPSPRRLEMQKKKQNSLDSNSLTKTTAPGGNNAQATGSHHQHTVHFECDRNVSTTANDIKTESSANPDDKSNKYENISDNGSEISDEGYRSLGVIQSNNGATLTQQKRVSLYSQASNEDADLCAHLEQNSSDIQVTPTDDSNSKINDDDSTTISDEVTARSDDIEKIGELTDAVDSVPQSDNQFAKSGVFITDDNITIDIASSTGLRKTGFSENLYEGVNPKSTATKIPASPTPTRRKSIDGGSMQPQDKTSSLNRKIPTYRSVRKATPTNDKDNKDNTWSGRTTKQRPALTADTFDTKVNNSNPALSRNSPARTSQYDKNGRRTKPSNSVNTSPSKCIQSSALAQQLMEAAASAQNDSQMIEKVKKLLSKYSVGPQPSTNGSTNETNEYDDFTTAWVNNNGLVDRNMSSSPKMLSKRSSSVSTASEGANCKDIPSVISPRRDKGMSKIPAPVRSNTGLY; translated from the exons TATGTTTCCATTTCACAGACTTCCGAAAAAGGATACCTTGCCTCGCCAAGTTTGAGTCGTCGTTCAATGTCTCCAAGTCCCCGTCGACTGGAGATGCAGAAGAAAAAGCAGAATTCGCTGGATTCGAATTCACTTACAAAGACGACAGCGCCCGGTGGCAACAACGCGCAGGCTACGGGTTCTCATCACCAGCACACCGTCCACTTTGAATGCGATCGAAACGTTTCGACAACTGCAAACGATATTAAGACTGAGTCGTCTGCCAATCCGGATGACAAAAGCAACAAATACGAAAACATTAGTGACAATGGAAGCGAAATAAGCGACGAAGGTTACCGGAGTCTGGGAGTCATCCAATCGAACAACGGTGCTACCCTAACGCAACAGAAACGGGTGTCTCTCTACAGCCAGGCCTCGAACGAAGATGCAGATTTATGTG cgcaTCTCGAACAAAATTCTTCGGATATTCAAGTGACGCCAACGGACGACAGTAATTCAAAGATTAACGACGATGATTCGACAACCATTTCTGATGAAGTTACTGCACGTTCAGACGATATCGAAAAGATAGGCGAGCTCACGGATGCTGTAGATTCTGTTCCACAGTCTGATAATCAGTTTGCCAAATCAGGAGTTTTCATAACTGATGACAATATCACAATCGATATTGCCAGCAGCACCGGATTGCGGAAGACTGGTTTTTCAGAGAACTTATATGAAGGGGTTAATCCAAAAAGCACAGCAACTAAAATACCAGCATCTCCAACCCCTACGAGACGTAAAAGCATTGACGGTGGCTCAATGCAACCCCAAGACAAAACTTCGTCTCTGAACCGAAAAATTCCAACCTATCGATCGGTGCGAAAAGCTACCCCAACAAATGATAAAGACAACAAAGATAACACATGGAGTGGCAGGACCACAAAACAACGCCCAGCTCTGACGGCGGATACCTTCGACACCAAAGTCAATAACTCGAACCCGGCATTGTCTCGAAACTCGCCAGCCAGAACATCTCAATATGACAAAAACGGAAGGCGAACTAAGCCCAGTAACTCCGTAAATACTTCTCCCAGTAAATGTATCCAATCGTCTGCTCTTGCGCAACAGCTCATGGAAGCAGCAGCTAGTGCCCAAAATGACTCTCAAATGATAGAAAAAGTTAAGAAATTGCTCTCTAAATACTCCGTCGGGCCACAGCCGTCAACAAATGGGTCAACCAATGAAACTAATGAATATGATGATTTCACCACAGCTTGGGTGAACAACAATGGATTGGTCGATCGGAATATGAGCAGTTCGCCAAAGATGCTCTCGAAACGGAGCTCTTCCGTATCTACCGCTTCAGAAGGCGCCAACTGCAAAGACATACCCTCAGTCATATCGCCACGCCGCGATAAAGGGATGTCCAAAATTCCTGCACCGGTTCGCTCAAACACAGGATTATACTGA